AAACCGAAACCCATCTATTAATTATCGCGAGCACCAATGGCGAGGGTGAGCCACCTGATGATGCTATTGAGTTCCACGAATTCTTAAACAGCAAGAAAGCGCCTAAGTTAGATAACCTGAAATACAGCGTATTAGCGCTGGGCGATTCTAGCTATGAGTTCTTCTGTCAAACTGGTAAAGACTTCGACTTACGCTTAGCTGAGCTAGGTGCAACACGTGTTGCTGATCGTGTTGATTGTGATGTTGATTACGATGCCGATGCCGATGCATGGCGCGTATCAATTGTTGAATCACTTAAAGATGAGTTGACTGCGCCAGCAGCCGGTCTTGCACCAGTAGTGCAACTGCCAGGTACTGAAGCGCCTGCGTCGGTTTACACTAAGCAAAACCCATATGCAGCTGAGCTATTAGTTAGCCAGAAAATTACCGGTCGCGATTCAGCGAAAGACGTTCGCCATATCGAAATTGATTTGGGTGAGTCAGGGCTTACTTACCGCGTAGGTGATGCACTGGGTGTTTACTTTGATAACGACCAAGCTTTAGTTGAAGAACTGTTAGCAGCGGTATCACTGACCGGTGACGAAACGGTTGAGCTACAAAAATCAGGTGAAACTTTATCGCTACCGATCAAGCAAGCCTTAGTTGAGCAGCTTGAAATTACTCAAACACCACTAGCGTTTGTTGAGTTCTGGGTACAGCACAGTGGCGACGAGCAACTGGCTGAGAAGATTGTTGATAAGAACACATTACGTGAGTTTGCTGCGAATCACCAAGTTGTTGACGTGATTAAAGCGGCGCCAACAGCAATTGAAGCGCAATTGTTAGCAGACAACTTACGCAAAATCACACCGCGCTTATATTCAATCGCGTCAAGCCAAGCGGAAGTGGATGAAGAAGTACACTTAACCGTTGGCGTTGTTAATTATGCATTTAATGACAATGAGCGTGTTGGCGGTGCTTCAGGTTTCTTAGGTCGTCGTTTGGAAGAGGGCGGTCAAGTACGTGTGTTTGTTGAGCACAACGACAACTTCCGTTTACCTGAAAATCCAGAAACGCCAGTGATTATGATTGGCCCTGGTACAGGTGTTGCGCCGTTTAGAGCCTTTATGCAAGAGCGTGAAGCAAATGATGCGAGCGGTGATAACTGGATGTTCTTTGGTGACCAAACCTTTACTCAAGACTTCCTGTACCAAGTGGAATGGCAAAATTACTTAAAATCTGGCCTGTTAACTAAGATGGACGTGGCTTTCTCGCGTGACCAAGTAGAAAAAGTGTATGTACAACATCGCTTGAAAGAAAATGCCGCTGAGGTATTTGAATGGTTAGAGCGTGGCGCGCACTTATATGTATGTGGCGATGCTAACCGTATGGCGAAAGACGTGCACAACGCCTTAGTTGAAATTGTTGCTGAGCAGTCAGGTAAAACTGCTGAGCAAGCTGAAGAATATTTAACAACCTTGCGTAAGGGCAAGCGTTATCAGAAGGATGTTTACTAATGAGTGATGTAAAAACATTTGAGCCACTACCAGCACAAGGCCCGCTTGAAGGTGAAGGCCCAATTAAGGTAGAAGGTAACTTAGCTGATAACGAACGTTTAAAGCGCGAAAGTAACTTTTTACGCGGTACCATTGCTGAAGATTTGCAAGACCGCATTACCGGTGGCTTTACCGCAGATAACTTCCAGTTAATTCGCTTCCACGGTATGTACCAACAAGATGACCGTGATATTCGTGCCGAGCGCCAAAAGCAAAAGCTAGAGCCAATGCACAACGTGATGTTACGTGCGCGTATGCCGGGAGGTATTATCAAGCCTGAGCAATGGTTAGCGATTGATAAGTTTGCAGAAGAAAGCACCACTTACGGCAGTATTCGTTTAACCACGCGTCAAACGTTCCAGTTCCACGGTGTGTTAAAGCCGAACATTAAGTTAATGCACCAAACGCTGAACAGCATCGGTATTGACTCAATTGCCACCGCAGGTGACGTAAACCGTAACGTACTGTGTACTTCAAACCCGGTTGAGTCTGAGCTGCACCAAGAAGCGTACGAATGGGCAACTAAAATCAGTGAACATCTACTACCAAAAACCAAAGCTTATGCAGAGATTTGGTTAGACGGTGAAAAAGTAGAAACGACTGAAGAGCCAATTTTAGGAAGCACTTACTTACCGCGTAAGTTCAAAACAACAGTTGTTATTCCGCCGCAAAACGATGTTGACGTGCACGCGAATGACTTAAACTTTGTTGCTATCAGCGACAACGGCAAGCTTATTGGTTTTAACGTGTTAGTTGGTGGTGGCCTTGCGATGACGCACGGTGACAAATCAACGTATCCGCGCCGTGCTGATGATTTTGGTTTTGTGTCGTTAGAGAAAACATTAGACGTTGCCGCTGCTGTGGTTACCACACAGCGTGACTGGGGTAACCGTGTAAACCGTAAGAATGCAAAAACTAAGTACACGCTAGATCGCGTTGGCGTTGATGTATTTAAAGCGGAAGTTGAAAAGCGCGCTGGTGTTGAATTTGCGCCTAGTCGCCCGTACGAGTTCACCGAGCGTGGTGATCGTTTCGGTTGGGCGGAAGGTATTGATGGCAAGTATCACTTAACCCTATTTATCGAAAACGGTCGTCTATTGGATTATCCAGGTAAGCCATTAAAAACGGGTGTACGTGAGATTGCGAAAGTTCATCAAGGTGACTTCCGTATGACCGCTAACCAAAACCTGATTATTGCTGGTGTTGCAGAAGCTGACAAAGCGCAAATCGAAACCTTAGCGATTGAGCATGGTTTATTAGACGCATCAACGTCAGAGCAACGTCAAAACTCAATGGCATGTGTGGCATTCCCTACCTGTCCATTAGCGATGGCAGAAGCAGAGCGTTACTTACCGGGCTTAGTTGACGATGTTGAAGGCTTACTTGCTAAGCACGATGTTGCTGACGAGCACATTATTTTGCGTGTTACGGGTTGTCCAAACGGTTGTGGCCGCGCCATGTTGGCGGAAGTTGGCTTAGTGGGTAAAGGCCCGGGTAAATACCAAATGTACTTAGGTGGTAACACTGGCGGTACGCGTATTCCTAAGCTTTACAAAGACAACATTGACGAGCAAACGGTATTAGCAGAGCTGGACGGTTTAATTGGCCGCTGGGTCGCTGAGCGTAAAACCGACGAACAAGGCCAACTAGAACGCTTTGGTGACTTCGTTATTCGCGCTGGCGTTGTTGAAGAAGTGATCATTAGTGTGAGAGATTTTCATGCCTAATATTCAGTCAGAAGCTGCTGCCTCTGTCGCTGAATTGCCCGTCGCTGGTGCGCCGGTTAGCGAGCTATCGCCCGCTACTGTGCCAGCCGCTTGGCTCAGCCAGTGGAACGAGCAGCTAGAAAAGCAAACACCAATAGAGCGTGTTGCTTGGGCAATGGAAAACTTGCCTGGTAATTTTGTGCTGTCATCAAGCTTTGGCATTCAATCAGCGGTAATGTTGCACTTGTTAACGCAAGTGGATCCAAACATTCCGGTGTTGGTGACAGACACTGGCCACTTATTCCCAGAAACTTATCGTTTTATTGATGAGCTAACCACTAAGCTCAACCTGAATTTGCAGGTGTACAGCGCTAAAGAGAGTGCGGCATGGCAGTTAGCGAAATATGGTGAGCAATGGGCGCAAGGTCCAGATGAGCTAAAACGCTATAACCAAATGAATAAGGTAGAGCCGCTTGAGCGTGGTTTGACTGACTTAGGTGCGGGTACTTGGTTCTCTGGTATTCGTCGTCAGCAATCGGATCACCGCGCGGGTTTATCGGTGATTAGCACCTTACGTGGTCGCTTTAAAGTACATCCCATTATTGATTGGTCAAACCGCGATGTGCATCAGTATTTAACGAAGCATGGTTTACCGTATCACCCGCTTTGGGACCAAGGATATGTATCGGTTGGCGATACTCACAGTACGCGTCCATTAACGGCAGATATGGATGAAAGTGATACCCGCTTTAACGGTATGCAACGTGAATGTGGTTTGCATACGGATGGTGATGGTATCTAAGTTCGTAAACCGAAACGCTCGCGCACTCTGTTTAACTGAGATTTGATTAAGGCTCTTTATTAAGAGCCTTTTTTGTGCGCGTTAGCTTTTGCTTTCTGAGTGTAAAGTTTGGGATTTTAGATACTTCGATGGTGAGCAATTAAACCAGCGATGAAAGGCTTTATTGAAGGAGCTTTGTTCACTAAAACCACAGGCAGCAGCAATATTACCAATAGATAGTTTACTCATATTTTGCCTATTTATCGGCTGAATATTATTGGCTGTTTGTTGGTTGTC
The nucleotide sequence above comes from Thalassotalea euphylliae. Encoded proteins:
- a CDS encoding assimilatory sulfite reductase (NADPH) flavoprotein subunit produces the protein MLTNQQNSNPTSGAPASGTSALDANQLAQLQQLTQGYSPLQLAWASGYLAAKSEMSPVATAVAAATQTAVSQTLTVLYASQTGNAKGVATQVADAAKAAGIEVVLKNVADYKAKGLKTETHLLIIASTNGEGEPPDDAIEFHEFLNSKKAPKLDNLKYSVLALGDSSYEFFCQTGKDFDLRLAELGATRVADRVDCDVDYDADADAWRVSIVESLKDELTAPAAGLAPVVQLPGTEAPASVYTKQNPYAAELLVSQKITGRDSAKDVRHIEIDLGESGLTYRVGDALGVYFDNDQALVEELLAAVSLTGDETVELQKSGETLSLPIKQALVEQLEITQTPLAFVEFWVQHSGDEQLAEKIVDKNTLREFAANHQVVDVIKAAPTAIEAQLLADNLRKITPRLYSIASSQAEVDEEVHLTVGVVNYAFNDNERVGGASGFLGRRLEEGGQVRVFVEHNDNFRLPENPETPVIMIGPGTGVAPFRAFMQEREANDASGDNWMFFGDQTFTQDFLYQVEWQNYLKSGLLTKMDVAFSRDQVEKVYVQHRLKENAAEVFEWLERGAHLYVCGDANRMAKDVHNALVEIVAEQSGKTAEQAEEYLTTLRKGKRYQKDVY
- a CDS encoding phosphoadenylyl-sulfate reductase, which translates into the protein MPNIQSEAAASVAELPVAGAPVSELSPATVPAAWLSQWNEQLEKQTPIERVAWAMENLPGNFVLSSSFGIQSAVMLHLLTQVDPNIPVLVTDTGHLFPETYRFIDELTTKLNLNLQVYSAKESAAWQLAKYGEQWAQGPDELKRYNQMNKVEPLERGLTDLGAGTWFSGIRRQQSDHRAGLSVISTLRGRFKVHPIIDWSNRDVHQYLTKHGLPYHPLWDQGYVSVGDTHSTRPLTADMDESDTRFNGMQRECGLHTDGDGI
- the cysI gene encoding assimilatory sulfite reductase (NADPH) hemoprotein subunit, which gives rise to MSDVKTFEPLPAQGPLEGEGPIKVEGNLADNERLKRESNFLRGTIAEDLQDRITGGFTADNFQLIRFHGMYQQDDRDIRAERQKQKLEPMHNVMLRARMPGGIIKPEQWLAIDKFAEESTTYGSIRLTTRQTFQFHGVLKPNIKLMHQTLNSIGIDSIATAGDVNRNVLCTSNPVESELHQEAYEWATKISEHLLPKTKAYAEIWLDGEKVETTEEPILGSTYLPRKFKTTVVIPPQNDVDVHANDLNFVAISDNGKLIGFNVLVGGGLAMTHGDKSTYPRRADDFGFVSLEKTLDVAAAVVTTQRDWGNRVNRKNAKTKYTLDRVGVDVFKAEVEKRAGVEFAPSRPYEFTERGDRFGWAEGIDGKYHLTLFIENGRLLDYPGKPLKTGVREIAKVHQGDFRMTANQNLIIAGVAEADKAQIETLAIEHGLLDASTSEQRQNSMACVAFPTCPLAMAEAERYLPGLVDDVEGLLAKHDVADEHIILRVTGCPNGCGRAMLAEVGLVGKGPGKYQMYLGGNTGGTRIPKLYKDNIDEQTVLAELDGLIGRWVAERKTDEQGQLERFGDFVIRAGVVEEVIISVRDFHA